A part of Vanessa tameamea isolate UH-Manoa-2023 chromosome 20, ilVanTame1 primary haplotype, whole genome shotgun sequence genomic DNA contains:
- the LOC113401779 gene encoding adenylate cyclase type 10-like codes for MNFRRSRTRSRRNSMNIMVSTEKWRTYGRKLSRKDKEYLEEDSVDDLPQACELKDWFEEFFMQNNAENDQSDQDVEVNLTKKQTLVLSTLVPDEILLMKNFSTGDPKKFVGVLMMADVSGYTALSEKYNNTGKGGTYKLTVTLNTYLGSLIEVIYSHGGDIIKFAGDAFLALWKTDKRTFLSHTIHTAITCALIIQHSFGSYETDVKVNLKMKLAISAGNLIFAPIGTGIDMNYIIIGLPVIEAKVAESLCASGEVKLTPTAWGHCYSRNYDHFIDGDSHVTIKSILYDPRENDVSKPFPGFGAMIRQANKSFITIENLPDHLLDNVTKGGTTISKANDLLTLRKTILMAKEKNIGSEIRKFMIRPVLTQIDAHQPLEYLTEMRQVSVLFVTLKPRECPFPQLITIVNNSYQISCEIVYKSMGCVNKIILFDKDIMILVIFGLRGFKHESEAQAALKCAFSIKKSVSALDGVIEVSVGVTTGQVYCGVVGHPFRREFTVIGATVNKAARLMCGFRNKITCDEATFVKSKMSSNGFTLQPPTELKGIVHPGKIYEYTEEIRAKELYNIPLTSPLLNRSDEMEYFENWINDYYLSFRDFDALLLIGESRIGKTRLLQWMARYAKNKDLTVCHLSLTSIHSATPYLALNQIIEQMLELDKPIIGFAKEEKIVNLLSYYCDELCYLNNVLKVRFAYHEEFSSQNEILRKEKEKNIFKKLIFCLSRTYVIFLDDLQNLDAFSWDFLAIMIENMKIFTVLTVTRGKFCSVHSWLYNVFIKNNIRKIILGTISSTWIIPLACQILDVQAVSEDLCNALEAKCTGMPGLVESFIVHLFSNGALNIMKVRENELETWQDENLKFPDPNLLRPIAINANDQPLLDQFIKENITEEISICFVIQKDQLNIDINVQNVDALIMMQIDSLTPYQQLLLKIASVIGNVLSRHLLENIMYENNPLTTAKAIKRLFAMRILSCANSRYNKMASTGTLISNYSVDSNLSCECCFDYDSDMNDGLPKYAFCKVMKFRNKNSRKTFYDLLPLNQKKEFHLRIIHYLENNNQKCPDCGGTVMIVQSLFNLQPNIITSIDNQYANEEYLEDSKSDSYFELQCEKENKIPYNSHSLRDTKSSSLNMLNNTVDPKQDSLINSGTKSSKSETTFINVSQCAPILKVKSSYENNTDIRRRSTKRVTMSNICKTVNSETFKGNSIFDNLRSVTEAKTTKDWHSLGVIDSEDKLRITKTEKQKKSFCVNLEKGVSKTDYSKCTCTDINIIILEQLIQHAKEAEVKFKVIDFLIKYSYFNVLENNFENALPKLEEVESICLDKTVSDIADFDRKRFLGKIYSLKAASYLISGRPIIAKLNIEKAARIYHMNLKKNSNFLQITTLLKAAKLNRKKHRLHKALIQTDTIFFLNVATVLYSTLDDENTSRIAALRSLYLVQRIECSVIDLCDTLANMIQMELDRGMPELTVDLEKISYNCLESLKRPIKADEMFAIGKLLFAIFRARTARGQIASAIRSGFRALVISLFLHADKISIDIIPDLFYLLLARCRIEEAVEIVNLLLKLGKNQTTLECETWYYALSLDLILDAGFQLESPYEISRFAEFSLHKGKAAGESRRRLVIGLWTYWLRTDFGKKAKRYENEALNWSTRDNEDGSLKAIISGIRLAEAMLESLASKVDDLKKVVDVMELRSLADRELAELERDARNLRTIYPRWLLLKANSLRLSGRLTTATIIFNQAVEEARRINNRLEQATALAATSNSIYWIQNARSGNFLLWNILSNENTKTSWHHFLYKILTNRNV; via the exons atgaatttCCGGAGATCACGCACACGATCACGTCGAAACTCTATGAACATAATGGTAAGTACAGAAAAATGGCGGACTTATGGGAGAAAACTATCGCGTAAAGACAAAGAATATCTAGAAGAAGATTCTGTGGACGATTTACCGCAAGCATGTGAACTCAAAGATTGGTTTGAAGAATTTTTTATGCAAAACAATGCAGAAAACGATCAATCCGATCAAGATGTTGAAGTAAATCTAAcgaaaaaacaaacattagtGCTCTCCACTTTGGTACCTGACGAAATACTTCTTATGAAAAa TTTCAGTACAGGGGACCCGAAAAAATTCGTAGGCGTTTTGATGATGGCTGATGTTTCAGGATATACAGCACTAtctgaaaaatataacaatactggAAAGGGTGGTACTTATAAATTAACAGTGACATTAAATACCTACCTCGGTTCTCTTATAGAAGTCATATATAGTCATGGtggagatataataaaatttgctgGAGATGCATTTTTAGCCCTCTGGAAAACTGATAAACGAACATTTTTATCTCATACGATTCACACAGCGATTACATGTGCCCTTATAATTCAGCATTCTTTTGGATCATATGAAACTGATGTCAAAGTAAATCTCAAAATGAAATTGGCTATATCGGctggtaatttaatatttgctcCTATTGGGACTGGAAtagatatgaattatataatcattgGCTTACCCGTCATTGAAGCAAAAGTTGCTGAAAGTCTCTGTGCTTCCGGAGAAGTAAAGTTGACGCCAACTGCGTGGGGACACTGCTATTCGAGAAATTATGATCACTTCATCGATGGTGATAGTCATGTTACTATAAAATCCATTCTGTATGATCCACGTGAAAATGACGTAAGTAAACCTTTTCCTGGATTCGGAGCTATGATCAGACAAGCCAACAAATCATTTATTACAATAGAAAATCTACCAGACCATCTTTTAGATAATGTAACTAAAGGAGGTACAACAATTTCAAAAGCgaatgatttattgacattACGTAAAACCATATTAATggcaaaggaaaaaaatataggctctgaaataagaaaatttatgaTAAGACCAGTCCTAACACAAATCGATGCGCATCAACCTTTAGAATATCTGACTGAAATGAGACAAGtttcagttttatttgtaaCCCTCAAACCAAGAGAATGTCCCTTCCCACAACTAATTACAATagttaataattcatatcaaaTTAGTTGTGAAATCGTTTACAAATCTATGGGATgcgtgaataaaataattttattcgacaaagatattatgatattagtaaTTTTTGGATTGCGAGGATTCAAGCACGAATCCGAAGCACAGGCTGCTCTAAAATGtgcatttagtataaaaaaatccgTTTCAGCTCTTGACGGTGTGATTGAAGTATCCGTTGGTGTCACTACTGGTCAAGTATATTGTGGAGTAGTTGGACATCCATTCCGCAGAGAATTCACCGTTATTGGCGCCACTGTAAATAAGGCCGCTCGTTTAATGTGTGGATTTCGAAACAAAATAACATGCGATGAAGCTACTTTTGTCAAAAGTAAAATGTCTAGTAATGGATTCACTCTTCAACCACCGACTGAACTAAAAGGAATAGTTCATCCAGGTAAAATTTACGAATACACAGAAGAAATTAGAGCAAAAGAATTATATAACATACCTTTGACATCACCATTATTAAATCGGAGCGATGAAATGGAGTATTTCGAAAACTGGAtcaacgattattatttatcatttagaGATTTTGATGCCTTATTACTTATTGGGGAAAGTAGAATAGGCAAAACTAGACTTCTGCAATGGATGGCTCGATATGCAAAAAACAAGGATCTTACTGTCTGTCATCTTAGCTTAACTTCAATACATTCTGCAACACCGTATTTAgcattaaatcaaattattgaaCAAATGCTAGAACTTGACAAACCAATTATTGGATTtgcaaaagaagaaaaaattgtCAATCTCCTTAGTTATTATTGTGACGAGTTgtgttatttaaacaatgttcTAAAGGTTAGGTTTGCTTATCACGAAGAATTTTCTTCGCAGAATGAAATTTTacgaaaagaaaaagaaaaaaatattttcaaaaagttaatattttgtcTGTCAAgaacatatgtaatatttttagacGATTTACAAAATTTAGATGCATTCTCCTGGGATTTTCTTGCAATTATGATCgagaatatgaaaatatttactgtattaaCCGTAACCAGAGGAAAATTTTGCAGTGTACACAGTTGGCTGTACAATGTcttcattaaaaacaatataagaaaGATTATTTTAGGTACCATCAGTTCTACATGGATCATACCATTGGCTTGCCAAATACTAGACGTACAAGCTGTATCAGAGGATCTATGTAATGCCCTTGAAGCGAAATGTACAGGCATGCCGGGTCTCGTGGAAAGTTTCATTGTTCACCTTTTTTCAAATGGTGCTTTGAATATTATGAAAGTTCGTGAAAATGAACTAGAAACCTGGCAAGATGAGAACTTAAAATTTCCAGACCCTAATTTATTACGTCCTATAGCAATAAATGCAAACGATCAACCTCTTTTAgatcaatttattaaagaaaacattacgGAAGAAATATCGATATGTTTTGTGATACAGAAAGATCAacttaatatagatataaatgtacaaaatgtaGACGCTCTTATTATGATGCAAATAGATTCATTAACCCCTTATCAGCaactacttttaaaaatagcttCTGTAATTGGAAATGTATTATCAAGACATCtcttagaaaatataatgtatgaaaataatCCTTTAACTACAGCAAAAGCTATAAAAAGACTATTTGCAATGCGTATTTTATCCTGTGCAAAtagtagatataataaaatggcTTCAACTGGAACACTTATATCTAATTACTCAGTTGATTCAAATTTGTCCTGTGAATGCTGTTTTGATTATGACTCTGATATGAATGATGGCTTACCTAAATATGCTTTTTGTAAGGTCATGAAATTCAGGAATAAGAATTCAAGAAAAACTTTTTACGATTTATTACCTCTTAATCAGAAAAAAGAGTTTCATTTAcgcattattcattatttagaaAACAATAACCAAAAATGTCCTGATTGTGGTGGCACAGTTATGATAGtacaatctttatttaatttgcaaccaaatataattacatctaTTGACAATCAATATGCGAATGAAGAATACCTTGAAGATAGTAAAAGCGACTCTTACTTTGAATTGCAATgtgaaaaagaaaacaaaattccATATAACAGTCATTCACTACGTGACACAAAATCTAGttcattaaatatgttaaataatacgGTAGACCCCAAACAAGATAGCTTAATAAATTCCGGTACAAAGTCTAGTAAAAGTGAAACAACGTTTATAAATGTCTCACAATGTGCgccaattttaaaagtaaagtcaAGCTATGAAAATAATACTGATATTCGTAGAAGATCTACAAAAAGAGTTACAATGTCAAATATTTGCAAGACAGTCAACTCAGAAACGTTTAAGGGGAATtctatatttgataatttaagaAGTGTAACAGAGGCCAAAACAACAAAAGATTGGCACAGTTTGGGAGTCATTGATAGTGAAGATAAACTAAGAATAACTAAAACAGAAAAACAGAAAAAATCATTTTGTGTAAATTTAGAGAAAGGAGTTTCGAAAACTGATTATAGCAAATGCACATGTActgacataaatataatcatacttGAACAACTTATACAGCATGCCAAAGAAGCTGAAGTGAAATTCAAAGTGattgattttcttataaaatatagctatttcaatgttttagagaataattttgaaaatgcaTTACCAAAACTTGAAGAAGTTGAAAGTATTTGCCTCGATAAAACAGTTTCAGATATCGCAGATTTTGATAGGAAAAGATTTCTAGGAAAAATATATTCCTTGAAAGCAGCTTCGTATTTAATAAGTGGTAGACCTATAATtgcgaaattaaatattgaaaaagctGCTAGGATATACCACATgaacttgaaaaaaaattcCAATTTCTTACAAATTACGACATTACTTAAAGCTGCTAAGTTAAATCGCAAAAAACATCGTTTACATAAAGCACTCATCCAAacagatacaatttttttcttaaacgttGCAACAGTGCTATATTCCACTTTGGACGATGAAAACACCTCTAGAATAGCAGCACTTCGGTCTTTATACCTTGTACAACGAATTGAATGTAGCGTTATAGATTTATGTGATACATTAGCCAATATGATCCAAATGGAACTCGATCGTGGAATGCCGGAATTAACAGTTGATCtggaaaaaatatcatataattgctTAGAAAGCTTAAAGCGACCTATTAAAGCCGATGAAATGTTCGCTATAGGAAAATTATTATTCGCTATTTTTCGTGCACGTACAGCACGAGGTCAGATAGCATCTGCAATTCGATCCGGGTTTCGAGCTCTTGTAATTAGCCTTTTTTTGCATGCAGACAAAATATCAATAGATATCATCCCTGATCTGTTCTATCTGTTACTAGCACGGTGCAGAATTGAGGAAGCAGTCgaaattgtaaatttacttttaaaattaggtAAAAATCAAACAACTCTTGAATGCGAGACTTGGTATTACGCTCTTTCTCTCGACTTGATATTAGATGCTGGTTTTCAGCTAGAATCACCATACGAAATTAGTCGTTTTGCTGAGTTTTCACTTCATAAAGGTAAAGCAGCAGGTGAAAGCCGCCGTCGACTTGTTATAGGCTTATGGACTTATTGGTTAAGAACAGATTTTGGGAAAAAAGCTAAACGATATGAAAATGAAGCTTTAAATTGGTCCACACGTGACAATGAGGATGGATCATTAAAAGCTATTATAAGTGGAATAAGACTAGCAGAAGCAATGTTAGAGAGTTTAGCTAGCAAAGTAGATGACTTGAAAAAG gtgGTTGATGTAATGGAATTACGATCATTGGCTGATCGAGAACTGGCGGAATTAGAAAGAGATGCACGTAATTTACGAACCATTTATCCACGGTGGcttttattaaaagcaaattCTCTTAGATTATCGGGGCGACTGACAACAGCcacgattatttttaatcag GCAGTTGAAGAGGCTAGGCGAATTAATAATCGTTTAGAACAAGCTACGGCCCTTGCAGCTACCTCTAATTCAATATACTGGATTCAAAATGCCCGTTCCGGTAATTTTTTACTTTGGAATATATTGTCAAacgaaaatacaaaaacatcctgg